In Zhaonella formicivorans, one DNA window encodes the following:
- a CDS encoding Lrp/AsnC family transcriptional regulator, with protein MSLRRVSYLRQAILRILERNSRLSSEDIAKMLDLSPQDVEREIKALEEEKIILSYGTLINWEKAGEEVVSALIDVKVTPQRDVGFDQVAERIQRFPEVRALYLMSGTYDLSVLVEGKNLKEVSQFVAEKLATIEHVQSTMTHFVLKKYKQAGIIFEDYEEDRRQVFTP; from the coding sequence ATGTCGTTAAGGAGGGTGAGTTATTTGCGGCAGGCGATTTTAAGAATACTGGAAAGAAACTCCAGACTTTCTTCCGAGGACATTGCCAAGATGCTGGATCTAAGTCCCCAGGATGTGGAACGTGAAATCAAAGCATTGGAAGAAGAAAAGATAATTTTAAGTTACGGTACATTAATCAACTGGGAAAAAGCAGGCGAGGAAGTAGTTTCGGCGTTAATCGATGTTAAAGTTACCCCTCAACGTGATGTAGGGTTCGATCAAGTTGCGGAACGAATACAGCGTTTTCCTGAAGTGCGAGCTTTATACCTGATGTCGGGCACTTACGATCTTTCCGTGCTGGTAGAAGGAAAAAACTTAAAAGAAGTCTCTCAGTTTGTTGCGGAAAAATTGGCTACTATTGAGCATGTTCAAAGCACGATGACTCATTTTGTCTTAAAAAAATATAAACAAGCTGGAATCATTTTTGAAGATTATGAAGAGGATCGGAGGCAGGTGTTTACACCATGA
- a CDS encoding aminotransferase class I/II-fold pyridoxal phosphate-dependent enzyme, giving the protein MKLEFDKIISPVVRNIPPSGIRRFFDLVANTKGVISLGVGEPDFVTPWHIREACVYSLEQGYTMYTSNYGMPELRREIANYLNRQYEVEYNPENEIIVTIGASEAVDIALRTIVTPGDEVLIPEPCYVSYKPCAVLAGGTPVTIKTNASNGFKLTAQQLEAQITPKSKVLILCYPNNPTGAIMTKEELLAIAKVVEKHNLIVIADEIYSELTYQGKHTSFAALPGMRDRTILLNGFSKAFAMTGWRVGYVCAHQELISAMVKIHQYTILCAPVMAQKAAIEALRNGRVQVEHMVSQYNYRRRLIVSRLNEIGLDCFEPKGAFYVFPSVAITGMSSEEFAENLLKEEKVAVVPGTAFGESGAGHIRISYAASIQQITEALNRMESFVQRHSKKIAVNSF; this is encoded by the coding sequence ATGAAACTTGAGTTTGACAAAATCATTTCTCCAGTAGTCAGGAACATCCCCCCGTCAGGAATACGCAGGTTTTTTGACCTAGTAGCCAACACGAAAGGGGTTATTTCCCTGGGAGTTGGGGAGCCGGATTTTGTGACACCCTGGCATATAAGGGAGGCGTGCGTTTACTCTTTGGAACAAGGTTATACCATGTATACTTCCAATTATGGAATGCCGGAACTTCGCCGCGAAATAGCCAACTATCTGAATAGGCAATATGAAGTTGAATACAATCCGGAAAATGAAATTATTGTTACGATTGGCGCAAGTGAGGCCGTGGATATTGCTTTACGCACTATTGTCACACCAGGCGATGAAGTTTTAATACCTGAACCCTGTTATGTTTCATACAAACCCTGTGCCGTTTTGGCCGGAGGTACTCCTGTTACCATTAAGACTAATGCCAGCAACGGCTTTAAGTTAACTGCCCAACAATTGGAAGCCCAAATCACCCCTAAATCAAAGGTATTGATTTTATGTTACCCCAATAACCCGACGGGTGCCATTATGACTAAAGAAGAATTGTTGGCAATAGCAAAAGTCGTAGAAAAGCACAACTTGATTGTAATTGCTGATGAGATTTACAGCGAATTAACTTATCAAGGAAAGCATACCAGCTTTGCTGCGTTACCCGGGATGCGCGATCGGACTATTCTTCTGAACGGTTTTTCGAAGGCATTTGCTATGACCGGTTGGCGCGTTGGGTATGTCTGCGCTCACCAGGAATTAATCAGCGCCATGGTTAAGATCCACCAATATACCATCTTATGTGCTCCTGTGATGGCACAAAAAGCTGCAATTGAAGCATTGCGCAACGGTCGGGTTCAGGTGGAGCACATGGTTAGCCAGTATAATTACAGACGCCGTTTAATTGTTTCCAGGCTAAATGAAATAGGATTGGATTGTTTCGAGCCAAAAGGCGCTTTTTACGTCTTCCCCTCAGTGGCTATAACCGGAATGTCGTCGGAGGAATTTGCTGAGAACCTCCTTAAAGAAGAAAAGGTTGCTGTTGTGCCCGGTACCGCATTTGGTGAAAGCGGAGCAGGCCACATCAGAATATCCTATGCGGCATCTATCCAGCAAATAACAGAGGCTTTGAACCGCATGGAAAGCTTTGTGCAGAGGCACAGCAAAAAAATAGCGGTCAACAGCTTTTAA
- a CDS encoding MBL fold metallo-hydrolase RNA specificity domain-containing protein — MANLKFYGASRMVTGSCYLLEAGGLKILIDCGMFQGSKSLKERNYGDFPFSPASIDYLILTHAHIDHSGLIPKLCKNGFQGQVITTKATAELASVMLPDSGYIQEMEVERKNRKYARAGKPLIKPIYTAEDARECLKFFKTVEYNQQLSLSPEITLRFQDAGHILGSAMAEIWVKEHNNEFKIVFSGDIGNYNQPIIRDPATILEADYVVMESTYGNRLHEHNEDKLDMLTGIIKETFSRGGNLIIPAFAIERTQDLLYDLNILLQRGAISPQEIYIDSPLAIAATEIFCRNTAYYDEDTIRLQEAKGDCPLYFPGLHYTMTTEESIALNKIKGGAIIISASGMCDAGRIKHHLKHNLWRPESTILFVGYQAQGTLGRRILDGEKKVTIHGEEIAVKAQIRKIDGYSAHADQSGLLRWATAFKTVPKRYFITHGEEDASLTFAKLLNERIGSARTVIPSLFDEYVLGDETVTVKVESPYQTAEEIRHKLNNLIEQELQQNNIEQLQRLLCNLNKIIEDYQQVYNKE; from the coding sequence ATGGCTAATTTGAAATTTTACGGTGCAAGCAGAATGGTCACCGGTTCTTGTTATTTGCTTGAAGCGGGCGGTTTAAAAATATTAATCGACTGCGGCATGTTTCAAGGCTCCAAAAGCCTCAAAGAACGAAATTATGGGGATTTCCCTTTTTCCCCTGCAAGTATTGATTACCTTATCTTAACACATGCTCATATAGATCATAGCGGCCTGATCCCTAAACTTTGTAAAAATGGTTTTCAAGGCCAGGTTATTACTACCAAAGCTACTGCGGAACTGGCTTCTGTTATGCTGCCCGACAGCGGCTATATTCAAGAAATGGAAGTAGAACGAAAAAACCGCAAGTATGCCCGGGCGGGAAAGCCGTTGATTAAACCTATTTATACGGCTGAAGATGCCCGGGAGTGCCTAAAGTTTTTTAAAACTGTCGAATATAATCAGCAGTTGAGCCTATCCCCGGAAATAACCTTACGCTTTCAGGACGCAGGTCACATTTTGGGGTCCGCCATGGCTGAAATCTGGGTAAAAGAGCATAATAATGAATTTAAGATTGTCTTTTCAGGCGACATAGGCAATTATAACCAGCCAATAATCAGAGATCCGGCAACTATCTTGGAAGCGGACTATGTTGTCATGGAATCGACCTATGGCAATAGGCTGCATGAGCACAACGAAGACAAATTAGACATGCTGACCGGCATAATCAAGGAGACTTTCTCCAGAGGCGGTAACCTGATCATCCCTGCTTTTGCAATTGAAAGAACGCAGGACCTGCTTTACGATTTAAATATTCTTTTACAACGGGGCGCCATATCCCCTCAAGAGATTTATATTGATAGCCCGTTAGCTATTGCGGCAACTGAAATCTTTTGCCGAAACACCGCCTACTATGATGAAGATACAATACGCCTGCAGGAAGCAAAAGGGGACTGTCCTTTATATTTTCCGGGGTTGCATTATACCATGACAACCGAGGAGTCGATAGCCTTAAATAAAATTAAAGGCGGGGCAATTATTATTTCTGCCAGTGGAATGTGTGATGCGGGGAGAATTAAGCACCATCTTAAACATAACCTGTGGCGTCCTGAATCGACTATTTTATTTGTAGGCTATCAAGCCCAGGGCACATTAGGTAGAAGGATCCTGGACGGGGAAAAGAAGGTTACCATTCACGGGGAAGAAATTGCAGTGAAAGCACAAATCAGGAAAATTGACGGTTACTCGGCCCATGCAGACCAGAGCGGTTTGTTAAGATGGGCTACCGCTTTTAAAACTGTACCTAAACGCTATTTCATAACCCATGGCGAAGAAGATGCTTCGCTGACCTTTGCCAAGCTCCTGAACGAACGAATCGGGTCGGCAAGAACCGTGATCCCGTCTTTGTTCGATGAGTATGTCCTTGGTGATGAAACGGTAACTGTGAAAGTTGAAAGTCCTTATCAAACGGCTGAAGAAATTCGGCACAAACTAAATAATTTAATTGAACAGGAACTGCAACAAAATAATATTGAACAATTACAGCGATTATTGTGTAACTTAAACAAAATAATAGAAGATTACCAACAGGTATATAACAAAGAATGA
- a CDS encoding DnaD domain protein, whose amino-acid sequence MTQKIASFTSAYAADLFIEGSVSVPFMLLRCYAQLGINETELVLLIHILAQRQLRNDPFPLPEELAKFMAVDVLTIKSNIASLIEKRLLNVERKFNNSSGEWINFFSLDLLFDKLAEIWAFEKAKQREENSSKKNINTSSEILGQLYQAFEKEFGRLLSPMESSQLIEWCEGDGYSPDLIFEALKRAVLRGILNFKYIDSILRDWARNQITTVKQAIAYEERFQKTKFAEPANKTKQESGVKAKAQKDKYKDFYLS is encoded by the coding sequence TTGACACAAAAAATTGCTAGTTTTACATCTGCATATGCAGCCGATTTATTTATCGAAGGCAGTGTATCCGTACCATTTATGCTGTTGCGCTGCTATGCTCAACTTGGCATTAACGAAACTGAGTTAGTGCTGTTAATACATATTCTTGCCCAAAGGCAGTTGCGAAATGATCCGTTTCCTCTTCCGGAAGAATTAGCTAAGTTCATGGCGGTAGATGTTTTAACAATAAAAAGCAACATCGCAAGCCTGATTGAAAAGCGATTGCTGAATGTAGAAAGAAAATTCAATAACAGCTCAGGGGAATGGATAAACTTTTTTTCCTTGGATTTACTTTTTGATAAATTGGCTGAAATCTGGGCTTTTGAAAAAGCCAAACAGCGCGAAGAAAACAGCAGCAAAAAAAATATTAACACTTCCAGCGAAATTTTAGGCCAACTGTACCAGGCCTTTGAAAAAGAATTTGGCAGGCTGCTTTCCCCTATGGAGAGCAGCCAATTAATTGAATGGTGTGAAGGGGATGGATATTCGCCTGACCTGATATTTGAGGCTTTAAAAAGGGCGGTATTGCGTGGAATTTTAAATTTTAAATATATTGATTCCATACTGCGTGATTGGGCTCGTAACCAAATAACCACTGTAAAACAAGCAATTGCTTACGAAGAACGTTTCCAAAAAACAAAGTTCGCTGAACCTGCGAACAAAACTAAGCAGGAAAGTGGAGTTAAAGCAAAAGCGCAAAAAGATAAATACAAGGATTTTTATTTAAGCTAG
- a CDS encoding ATP-binding protein, translating into MRLLLEQKLKELSVLAKKQQKNVQEIYACEICQDRGIYFINGEAVKCSCMKQKAINNRFKHADLGKQIQQFTFDKFNLKYYPHIQPPDAETQLTYHQIAQRTLKASKTFVADVLNNKPTKGILFCGPVGSGKTFLAASIANALITHGKEVLFAVVPDLLDEIRSAYFQQPEQGNNELLLTDAARKAEILILDDLGAHNYTEWTINKLYSIINYRVNNGLPLVVTTNLELAELEEKLGLRITSRLLQLCQVYRLLVENNIRYQMYAEQVTRKSC; encoded by the coding sequence ATGCGACTGTTACTAGAGCAAAAGCTAAAGGAACTCAGTGTTTTGGCAAAAAAACAGCAAAAGAACGTCCAAGAAATTTATGCTTGTGAAATATGCCAGGATCGCGGTATTTACTTTATTAACGGCGAAGCAGTGAAATGCAGCTGTATGAAGCAAAAAGCCATTAATAACAGGTTTAAACACGCAGATCTAGGTAAACAAATTCAACAATTTACTTTTGATAAATTTAATTTAAAATACTACCCCCATATTCAACCGCCCGATGCAGAAACCCAATTAACGTACCATCAAATTGCACAGCGTACATTAAAAGCTTCAAAAACATTTGTAGCCGACGTTTTAAACAATAAGCCCACCAAAGGTATATTGTTTTGTGGACCTGTGGGGAGTGGGAAAACTTTTTTAGCAGCAAGCATTGCTAATGCTTTAATAACTCACGGTAAAGAAGTGCTCTTTGCCGTAGTGCCGGATTTATTAGATGAGATTCGTTCCGCTTACTTTCAGCAACCTGAACAGGGAAACAATGAGTTGTTGCTAACTGACGCAGCACGTAAAGCGGAGATTTTAATTTTAGATGATTTAGGCGCTCACAATTATACCGAATGGACTATAAACAAGTTATACTCCATTATCAATTATCGAGTTAACAACGGCCTACCTTTAGTTGTTACTACTAACCTTGAATTAGCCGAGCTTGAGGAAAAACTAGGCTTACGCATTACTTCAAGACTTTTGCAGTTATGCCAAGTGTATAGGCTATTAGTTGAAAATAATATCCGTTACCAAATGTATGCAGAGCAAGTAACCCGTAAATCATGTTGA
- a CDS encoding N-acetylmuramoyl-L-alanine amidase, translated as MAFKVGIDPGHGGKDSGAVGKILNVFEKDITLKVAQLLNNILVDNGFTTFLSRKEDVYLSLRERADFFNKARVDLIISIHVNSSASPEPNYISTHILSSGGSAEKFAIAIQKELVATMKWPDGGVRENNFYILRETEAPAVLVELGFISNEEQEKALLNEEIKLMLASALARGIAAAFHQTVVTEPTAEAGDFQDIKGHWAEQAIRRVVAAKLMSGYGDKTFRPEQNLTRAEFAVVLVKLLDRLS; from the coding sequence ATGGCTTTTAAAGTCGGTATTGATCCCGGACACGGTGGGAAAGACAGCGGGGCCGTAGGAAAAATTCTTAACGTGTTTGAAAAAGACATTACTTTAAAAGTTGCGCAACTGCTAAATAATATCCTGGTAGATAATGGCTTTACAACATTTCTAAGTAGGAAGGAAGATGTGTATTTATCGCTTCGTGAACGGGCGGATTTTTTCAATAAAGCCAGAGTGGATCTCATTATCAGCATTCATGTTAATAGTTCGGCAAGCCCGGAACCTAATTATATCAGTACCCATATCCTGTCCAGTGGAGGAAGTGCGGAAAAATTTGCTATTGCTATTCAAAAGGAATTAGTGGCAACAATGAAATGGCCTGACGGGGGAGTCAGGGAAAACAATTTTTATATCTTACGGGAAACTGAGGCTCCGGCGGTATTAGTGGAACTTGGTTTCATATCCAACGAGGAGCAGGAAAAGGCGCTGCTCAATGAGGAAATTAAACTTATGTTAGCTTCCGCTTTAGCTCGCGGAATAGCTGCCGCTTTCCACCAGACCGTGGTAACTGAACCAACTGCTGAAGCGGGGGATTTTCAGGATATTAAAGGACACTGGGCAGAACAAGCAATTAGGCGTGTTGTTGCAGCAAAATTAATGAGTGGTTACGGCGATAAAACGTTCCGTCCGGAACAAAACCTGACCAGAGCTGAATTTGCCGTAGTATTGGTGAAACTTCTTGATAGATTAAGTTAA
- a CDS encoding FeoA family protein, which translates to MKLDQVKKGQMLKIILMPDEKIRSQAIRFGIAEGEIVTCFEVIPSGPIILQKNRQEIAIGRRLAAQIEVEPIPARSFNPFRRWTANALSRSKQTS; encoded by the coding sequence TTGAAACTGGACCAAGTTAAAAAAGGTCAAATGCTGAAAATCATCTTAATGCCAGATGAAAAAATCCGTTCGCAAGCAATTAGGTTTGGCATAGCGGAAGGAGAAATTGTTACTTGTTTTGAAGTAATTCCATCGGGACCGATTATTTTACAAAAAAACCGCCAAGAGATTGCTATTGGTAGAAGATTAGCTGCACAAATCGAGGTTGAGCCTATTCCTGCTAGAAGCTTTAACCCCTTTAGGAGGTGGACAGCCAATGCATTGTCACGATCTAAGCAAACATCTTAA